The nucleotide sequence CTTAATCAAAGAACGCTTCGAAGAGAGCGCCGAGCGTTATCTGGAAGTCGATCTCCGTCCATTGCTCATTTTGCGGAAAGTGCCCAGGGCGCGACGTCGATTCGAATTTTCGATCGTCTCACAGAGTTTTCAAATCGGTTCGAGTCGCTAAACCGCGAATACTTGATGCGGCGTATGCGTACCTCGAAATACTTAATCTTCTTTTCGCTTCAAATGGGAGGCCTGACAGCGCTTCTCTTACTTGCAACCGGAGTATTAGGTTGGTGGCTTGTTCAAATAGGCGAGGCATCAATCGCATCGGTCGGAGTCGCATTTGCGTTCATTATGCTATCGGCAAACAGTGTCCAGATGTTCTTCGAATGGATGGCTCAATTTGAAGAGGCCATGACCGGTGTCGAACGATTGGACGAGTATCTGCGGCGTGATTTGGAGCGAGGAATGAAGCTTCCTGCATCTGCTCGATTTGATCTAGGGCAGCCAAAGTACACCGCCGAAGAAGAACTAAAAGTTCAGCGAGAGAAGCTGACACTTCGCCGAGCAGCGTCTGTCAGTATTCAAGGTCTTAAGTTTCGCTACGCCCCCGATTTGCCATTGGTATTGAACGACGTAAGTTTTGAAATCAAGGCTGGCGAAAAAGTGGGGATCGTCGGCCGAACTGGAAGCGGTAAATCGAGCTTGATTCAAGCACTGTTCCGTTTGTATCCCGTCGATCAGGGCGAAATTCGAATCGAGGGTCAGCAAGCAAGCGTGCCAAATCGAACGATCTCGAAAGAGAGCTCGGCGATAAATGGAATTGATCTCGGCGTTTATCGTCGGTCCATTGCCTATATCGCACAGGAGCCAACATTGTTCCGCGGAACCTTGCGCGAGAATCTTGATCTCAATGGCGTTCATTCCGACACACTTTTGATCGAAGCACTTGATCGTGTCGAGCTTGATGGCTGGTTCCGATCGTTGCCTCATGGACTGGCTTCGCACATTGAGGAAAAAGGAAAAAATCTTTCCGCAGGAGAACGGCAGCTATTGTGTATGGCGCGATGTCTTTTACAAGACGCACCCGTGGTCGTAATGGATGAAGCGACAAGTGCGATTGATCCACAAACAGAAGAAGTTCTAGTGAAGGCGACCGAGGAATTCTTTGCCGATCGGACTCAAGTGATTATTGCTCATCGTCTTTCCACGCTGATCGATTGCGACCGCGTTCTTTGGTTGAAATCCGGCACAGTGAAAATGTTTGATCGGCCGGAAGTAGTCTTACCGCTTTTCCGAGAAGCAGAGCTTCGCGAACATTCGGAAGCATGACCGAAATAGTCTTCAATCGCGTAACATAAGCACTCTGTTTTCCTCGACCTATTACAATTACTACTCTCAGCAATTAGCTAGAACCGCGCTAGCGATGCGGATTTGCACGACCATTGGCGAACTCGACTGGACCATAAGCTAGAGTGCACTGCTTCCCAAAAGGCTTGCTTTGCCTCTTCCTGGCCAGTCTGTAACCTCGATTATCGGTTAGGTTCCAAAACGGAACTGCTCATGGATGAGTGGTGGGAACAGGGACGGGACTCTAGCAGGACGTCTTAAGTCCACGACCCAGTTTTCGAAAGCATTGTTTTTTTAGGGAAGAAAGAAAGACCACCAAGGAGGGTTCCAAGTGATTCAAGCAAAACGAAGCACGATCACTGCCGGCATTTTATCGGCAGCGGTTGTATTAGGAGCGTCGGTTTCGGCGCAAGCTCAGGAAAAGATCCCAGGAGAGTACCTGGTTAAGTATCGAACAAATTCTTTCGCGACAATTATGTCGTTAAAGTCGACTCCTGCGCTGAAAATCATGGATCACCATCAAGTTGGTCAGATCATGAAAGTGAAAGTGACTTTGGCTCAAGAGGCGATGGCCCTGGCATCGATCTTGAAAAATCCAAACGTCGAATACGTTGTTCCAAACATCAAGCTTCACACAATGCTTCACAGCGTGAAGTCGCTTGATGTCACGACACTGGCGAAAACTCAAGATCAGTGGGCCAACAAGAAAACTCGCGTTGAAGAAGCGTGGGCAAAAGCTGGAAACAAAGGTTCACGCAATGTGAAAGTGGCTGTTATCGACACAGGAGTTGATTACAATCACGCAGCGTTGAAGTCGAACATGATCACTGGCTACGACTTCCGCGATAGCGATGCAGACCCAATGGATCTGACATCGGCACAGAACCCAGGTCACGGTACTCACTGTGCGGGCAGCATCGGTGGCAACGCAGAAGTTGATGGCGGAATCGCTGGCGCAAGCGCTGATGTTTCGATCATGCCACTTCGTTTCCTCGGAGCTGATGGTTCGGGCGATTTGAACAACGGGATCAAAGCAATTGATCACGCGATTCAACAAGGTGCTCAAATCATTTCTGCATCATGGGGTGCAACTGTTCCGCGTGCGCAGGCTCAGCCATTGGTTGATGCTGTTCAGCGCGCAAGCGACGCAGGTGTAATCATGATCATGGCAGCAGCCAACGATGGTCGAAACAACGATAAGACTGAAGTTTTCCCAACAAACGCTCAGTTTGATAACACGATTTCGGTTGCGGCAAGCGGACCAAACGACGAAAAAGCGTCGTTCTCGAACTACGGCGTCGCGACTGTTCACGTTGCGGCTCCCGGTGTTGATATCGTTTCGACATTGCCAAAAAACAAGTTCGGCAAACTTTCAGGAACTTCGATGGCAAC is from Deltaproteobacteria bacterium and encodes:
- a CDS encoding ATP-binding cassette domain-containing protein, whose translation is MNSVKSVGSSRKFVGDESQFKGRYSPQVLQTVFKAYRPFRGKIIALIFLGFFGRLLMLGNANLVSWWADPKSRPDFLASMTADGFIETLAWVTVAGFLLTSLYRVAFSRLSAQAISRLYDEVTLRTSRLDMSFFDTQPVGRIVTRFSSDYGNVFRLFGGPLAEFFAIIFDLLAMAILIAVANPYFLILFLFVAALQGLVYKLNQRTLRRERRALSGSRSPSIAHFAESAQGATSIRIFDRLTEFSNRFESLNREYLMRRMRTSKYLIFFSLQMGGLTALLLLATGVLGWWLVQIGEASIASVGVAFAFIMLSANSVQMFFEWMAQFEEAMTGVERLDEYLRRDLERGMKLPASARFDLGQPKYTAEEELKVQREKLTLRRAASVSIQGLKFRYAPDLPLVLNDVSFEIKAGEKVGIVGRTGSGKSSLIQALFRLYPVDQGEIRIEGQQASVPNRTISKESSAINGIDLGVYRRSIAYIAQEPTLFRGTLRENLDLNGVHSDTLLIEALDRVELDGWFRSLPHGLASHIEEKGKNLSAGERQLLCMARCLLQDAPVVVMDEATSAIDPQTEEVLVKATEEFFADRTQVIIAHRLSTLIDCDRVLWLKSGTVKMFDRPEVVLPLFREAELREHSEA
- a CDS encoding S8 family serine peptidase; the encoded protein is MSLKSTPALKIMDHHQVGQIMKVKVTLAQEAMALASILKNPNVEYVVPNIKLHTMLHSVKSLDVTTLAKTQDQWANKKTRVEEAWAKAGNKGSRNVKVAVIDTGVDYNHAALKSNMITGYDFRDSDADPMDLTSAQNPGHGTHCAGSIGGNAEVDGGIAGASADVSIMPLRFLGADGSGDLNNGIKAIDHAIQQGAQIISASWGATVPRAQAQPLVDAVQRASDAGVIMIMAAANDGRNNDKTEVFPTNAQFDNTISVAASGPNDEKASFSNYGVATVHVAAPGVDIVSTLPKNKFGKLSGTSMATPLVSGIAAFLKAQDSSLTGAQIRALLQITGAKAQIEVACNCRVDMLAATEVVMAKKMFVTPAAASLAVGEAKQFGATYAKGALTFLVADAAIGEIDATGKFTAKADGQTTITVTDASGATSTSLPIRVGASSPGGPEEPGGECPLGDPAICQIICGVMPDAPWCAGGGGGGGGGLPELPFRSGN